The following are encoded together in the Bacteroidota bacterium genome:
- the trpS gene encoding tryptophan--tRNA ligase, with product METVVSGIRPTGNLHLGNYFGAIKNFIRMQEENNCFFFIADYHSLTTHPTPADLHGNVRQVLAEYLACGLDPEKATIYIQSDLQEVTELYLLLNMNAYVGELERCTSFKEKVRKQPDNVNAGLLTYPTLMAADVIIHKAAKVPVGKDQEQNLEMMRTFARRFNRMYNVEYFPIPEAYNFGKALVKIPGLDGTGKMGKSEGEGNAVFLFDEPEVIRKKVMRAVTDAGPQQMNQEKPEVIQNLFTLMEVVSKPETITHFDEMYNACTIRYGDLKKQLAEDMIRFTEPIRERIKEIIADRDYLHKVTREGSEKARISASKTIKEVREIIGFKPF from the coding sequence ATGGAAACAGTAGTAAGCGGAATCAGGCCTACGGGCAACCTGCACCTTGGCAATTATTTTGGTGCTATCAAGAATTTTATCAGGATGCAGGAAGAAAACAATTGTTTTTTCTTCATTGCCGACTATCATTCACTCACCACACATCCGACACCGGCCGACTTGCATGGCAATGTCAGGCAGGTGCTGGCAGAATATCTGGCTTGCGGTCTGGATCCTGAAAAAGCTACCATTTACATTCAAAGTGATCTGCAAGAAGTCACGGAACTGTATTTACTTCTGAATATGAATGCATATGTCGGAGAGCTGGAACGCTGTACTTCTTTTAAGGAAAAAGTCAGGAAGCAACCCGACAACGTGAATGCAGGCCTCCTCACCTATCCGACCCTGATGGCTGCTGATGTTATCATACACAAGGCAGCCAAAGTCCCGGTTGGCAAAGACCAGGAGCAAAATCTGGAGATGATGCGGACTTTTGCAAGAAGGTTCAACCGGATGTACAATGTGGAATATTTCCCTATCCCGGAAGCTTATAACTTTGGCAAAGCCCTGGTAAAGATCCCCGGACTTGATGGTACGGGAAAAATGGGTAAATCCGAAGGCGAGGGCAATGCCGTATTCCTCTTTGACGAACCCGAAGTCATCAGGAAAAAAGTAATGCGTGCCGTTACAGATGCAGGTCCGCAACAAATGAACCAGGAAAAGCCTGAAGTGATACAAAACCTGTTCACTCTCATGGAGGTTGTTTCAAAACCGGAAACCATAACCCATTTCGATGAGATGTACAATGCCTGCACCATTCGTTACGGTGACCTGAAAAAACAACTGGCTGAAGATATGATCCGGTTTACTGAACCCATCCGGGAACGCATCAAGGAGATAATAGCAGACAGGGATTATCTTCATAAAGTAACCCGGGAAGGGAGCGAAAAAGCCAGGATAAGCGCATCAAAGACCATTAAGGAAGTAAGGGAAATCATAGGATTCAAACCATTTTAA
- a CDS encoding immune inhibitor A: MKKTALLLLLSLQITFLLAQSDIYSRVEIRAGKSQIINMLNQGIALDDAFLEKENLIIAELPQSDLLKLSSLGIDYEVLISDVTAFYIQRNEMTGDYVIERGIGEYPVPEDFELGSMGGFCTYDEMITHLDNMHTKYPDLITAKQVAGTTLQGRDIYWVRLSDNPDQNEDEPEVLYDGLHHAREGIGLQLLLYYMYYLLENYDTDEEVQYLVNNTEMYFIPVINADGYVYNQTTNPNGGGMWRKTRRDNGDGSYGVDPNRNYAYMWGYDNNGSSPIPSDETYRGPYAFSEPCIQTLRDFTIDNEFGIAMNYHSYSNLLLYAWGYTEDPCPDDDIFSAFGQIMTSENGYAYGAGSTTIYPTNGGSDDWMYGEQGEKPLIFAFTPEVGNSNDGFWPSVDRIIPLCQENMYANLMAAHFVGYYASVDETSPAIISSTEGSISFTIKRLGLKDGATFSVYLAAISPEIISTGMPLVFNDLAMLQTEEGSVSFTLDPNIQNGTPLSFLLQVDNGLHVTSDTVNKVFGQAQVLFEDDGSNMSKWTSPKWNITYEASHSAPTSITDSPNANYLSNSNSSVTTNTEIDLSDAVFAVLNFWAKWEIEAGWDYVQVKVSDNGGSTWTALDGMYTKPGNSNQALGQPLYDGYQTDWVKEEIDLSDYLGEQIKIRFTIRSDGYIEEDGFYFDDLTVMAIPQNGVGMPDPTGDNDLYSIHPNPGNGIIFLETSEDMKAGTEFTVFSLTGKTVYSSEILGRISRIDVSGWEPGIYFVRIEGAAIHPFVRKLIVY; this comes from the coding sequence ATGAAAAAGACTGCCTTGCTTCTATTGCTTTCCTTACAAATCACTTTTCTTCTTGCTCAGTCCGATATCTATTCCAGAGTGGAGATCAGGGCCGGCAAAAGTCAGATAATTAATATGCTTAATCAGGGAATAGCACTTGATGATGCTTTCCTGGAGAAGGAAAACCTGATTATTGCCGAACTACCGCAATCTGATTTGCTGAAGCTTTCATCTCTTGGTATCGATTATGAGGTTCTTATTTCTGATGTGACGGCATTTTATATCCAACGAAATGAAATGACCGGTGATTATGTGATAGAACGCGGGATAGGAGAATACCCGGTTCCGGAAGATTTTGAACTGGGTTCCATGGGCGGGTTCTGTACTTACGATGAGATGATTACGCATCTTGATAACATGCATACTAAGTATCCTGATCTCATCACCGCAAAACAGGTAGCAGGAACTACCCTGCAAGGACGCGATATATACTGGGTGAGGTTATCCGATAACCCGGATCAGAATGAAGATGAGCCGGAAGTATTATATGACGGCCTGCATCATGCCAGGGAAGGGATAGGACTGCAACTCCTGCTGTATTATATGTATTATCTCCTGGAAAACTATGATACCGACGAAGAGGTGCAATACCTTGTGAATAACACGGAAATGTATTTTATCCCGGTTATCAATGCCGATGGCTATGTTTACAATCAGACTACCAATCCAAATGGTGGCGGCATGTGGAGGAAAACACGCCGGGATAATGGTGACGGTTCCTATGGGGTTGATCCGAACAGGAACTATGCTTACATGTGGGGATATGATAATAATGGCTCTTCTCCCATCCCTTCTGATGAAACATACCGGGGTCCCTATGCTTTTTCTGAACCTTGTATCCAGACTTTAAGAGATTTTACTATTGATAACGAGTTCGGGATAGCCATGAACTACCATTCTTATTCCAATCTTTTACTCTATGCATGGGGATATACGGAAGATCCTTGTCCTGATGACGATATATTCTCGGCCTTCGGACAGATTATGACAAGTGAAAATGGCTATGCTTATGGCGCCGGTAGCACAACCATTTATCCTACCAACGGTGGTTCCGACGACTGGATGTATGGCGAACAGGGTGAAAAACCGCTGATCTTTGCCTTTACCCCTGAAGTCGGAAACTCCAACGATGGATTCTGGCCTTCGGTCGACAGGATCATTCCCCTTTGCCAGGAAAACATGTATGCCAACCTGATGGCTGCTCATTTCGTTGGCTACTATGCCAGTGTTGATGAGACATCCCCGGCCATTATCAGTAGTACCGAAGGGAGTATTAGCTTTACCATAAAAAGACTGGGACTAAAAGACGGAGCTACGTTTTCCGTATATCTGGCCGCTATTTCACCTGAGATTATTTCGACAGGTATGCCGTTGGTTTTTAATGACCTTGCTATGCTGCAAACCGAAGAAGGTTCTGTTTCCTTTACTCTGGATCCCAATATTCAGAATGGCACACCTCTTTCATTCCTGTTACAGGTGGATAATGGATTGCATGTTACTTCCGATACCGTAAACAAAGTATTCGGACAAGCCCAGGTACTTTTTGAGGATGATGGCTCCAATATGAGCAAATGGACCTCTCCTAAATGGAATATCACATACGAAGCCAGTCATTCGGCTCCAACTTCCATCACCGATTCTCCTAATGCTAATTATTTAAGTAACAGCAACAGCAGCGTTACCACAAATACTGAAATTGACCTGAGTGATGCAGTTTTTGCCGTTCTGAATTTCTGGGCGAAATGGGAGATTGAAGCAGGATGGGATTATGTTCAGGTAAAAGTTTCTGATAATGGAGGAAGTACCTGGACGGCACTGGATGGTATGTATACCAAACCCGGCAACAGTAACCAGGCTCTGGGCCAGCCCTTATACGACGGGTACCAGACCGATTGGGTAAAAGAAGAAATTGATCTTAGTGATTACCTGGGTGAACAGATAAAAATCAGATTTACAATCCGTTCTGATGGTTACATTGAAGAAGACGGTTTCTATTTTGATGACCTGACGGTAATGGCAATACCCCAGAACGGAGTGGGTATGCCCGATCCAACCGGTGATAATGATTTGTATTCCATTCACCCTAATCCCGGAAACGGTATTATTTTCCTGGAAACATCGGAAGATATGAAGGCAGGAACGGAATTTACTGTTTTTAGCCTGACCGGTAAAACAGTTTACTCTTCAGAAATATTAGGGAGAATTTCCAGGATAGATGTTAGCGGTTGGGAGCCCGGTATTTACTTTGTCCGGATAGAAGGAGCAGCAATTCATCCTTTCGTCAGGAAACTAATCGTTTATTAA
- the gldE gene encoding gliding motility-associated protein GldE → MEDTDSTSLIIGQGWIMAETMMNPFTMSIFWGLFAIAFLLLLSAFISGSEIAFFALNHSQIKDVRENRNPGNLRIITLLERPKRLLATILIANNLINVSIVILAVFIFRIWSNFSPPLEFIILAVAVTILILVFGEIVPKMYAAKHSIRFVRFMTPAMAVLIRLFYPLSSILVRSTTLIDRRLAGKKPGFSISDLSDAIDITAGASTQEEEKKILKGIVKFGDIDVKEIMKSRLDVVAVEVNTPFSEMLDTVRESGYSRIPVYSDSFDNIVGILYVKDLLAHLDENPGFQWSKLIREVFFVPENKKIKDLLKEFQEKKIHMAVIVDEYGGTAGIVTLEDIIEEIVGDISDEFDTSEDEPDFKKIDDNNYIFEGKTTINDVCKIMGIDDDVFDEVKGEADSLAGLILELEGNIPPKDTVVLYRNFEFKILASDHRRIKRIKIIIRT, encoded by the coding sequence TTGGAAGATACTGATAGTACTTCACTAATTATTGGCCAGGGATGGATCATGGCTGAAACAATGATGAATCCGTTTACCATGTCCATTTTCTGGGGATTATTTGCCATAGCATTTTTACTCCTTCTCTCAGCCTTTATCTCTGGCTCGGAAATTGCATTTTTTGCTCTGAATCATTCTCAGATCAAGGATGTTCGGGAAAACCGAAATCCTGGCAATCTTCGTATTATCACTTTACTGGAAAGGCCTAAACGATTACTGGCAACTATCCTGATAGCAAATAACCTGATCAATGTATCCATCGTGATCCTTGCGGTTTTTATTTTCAGGATATGGTCGAATTTTTCTCCTCCGTTGGAGTTTATTATCCTGGCTGTTGCTGTAACAATTCTGATCCTGGTCTTTGGAGAAATTGTACCCAAGATGTATGCCGCCAAACATAGTATCAGATTTGTCCGGTTCATGACTCCTGCCATGGCTGTACTTATAAGATTGTTTTATCCCCTTAGCTCCATCCTGGTGAGATCGACAACACTGATCGACAGACGCCTGGCTGGGAAAAAACCGGGTTTCTCTATCAGCGACCTCTCTGATGCCATTGATATTACTGCCGGAGCTTCAACCCAGGAAGAAGAGAAAAAAATACTGAAGGGTATCGTTAAATTCGGCGACATTGACGTTAAAGAGATAATGAAATCCAGACTTGATGTTGTTGCTGTTGAAGTGAATACACCATTCTCCGAGATGCTTGATACTGTCAGGGAATCAGGATATTCCAGAATACCGGTATACTCAGATTCTTTCGACAATATCGTTGGGATTCTTTATGTGAAAGATCTATTAGCCCATCTTGATGAAAATCCCGGATTTCAATGGTCGAAACTCATTCGGGAGGTTTTCTTCGTTCCGGAAAACAAAAAGATCAAAGACCTTCTAAAAGAATTTCAGGAGAAGAAGATACATATGGCTGTCATCGTTGATGAATACGGTGGTACCGCCGGAATTGTCACTCTGGAAGATATAATTGAAGAGATTGTTGGTGATATCAGCGATGAATTTGATACCTCAGAAGATGAACCGGATTTTAAGAAAATCGACGACAATAATTATATCTTCGAAGGGAAAACAACCATTAACGATGTTTGCAAGATCATGGGCATCGATGATGATGTTTTTGATGAGGTGAAAGGAGAAGCAGATTCCCTGGCAGGATTGATCCTGGAACTTGAAGGGAATATTCCTCCCAAAGATACTGTGGTTCTATACCGGAATTTTGAGTTTAAAATCCTTGCTTCCGACCACCGCCGAATAAAACGGATAAAGATTATCATCAGAACATGA
- a CDS encoding single-stranded DNA-binding protein, which yields MAGVNKVILVGNLGKDPEIRSLEGGAKVANFTLATNENYKNKNGDKVEHTEWHNIVLWRGLADIADTYLKKGNQVYIEGRLRTRAWDDKDGNKRYTTEVYADNMVMLGGRQNASTSSPEMKESPVITDIPEPSKDDDLPF from the coding sequence ATGGCTGGAGTAAACAAAGTAATCCTGGTCGGGAATCTTGGTAAGGATCCGGAAATCAGGAGCCTGGAAGGCGGGGCAAAGGTTGCAAATTTCACCCTTGCAACCAACGAAAACTACAAAAACAAAAATGGTGACAAGGTGGAACATACCGAATGGCATAATATTGTCCTTTGGCGCGGCCTTGCAGATATTGCCGATACATACCTGAAAAAAGGGAATCAGGTATATATTGAGGGACGTCTCAGGACCAGGGCCTGGGATGATAAAGATGGTAACAAACGTTATACGACTGAAGTCTATGCTGATAACATGGTTATGCTCGGAGGTCGTCAGAATGCTTCTACCTCTTCGCCTGAAATGAAGGAGAGCCCGGTTATAACCGATATCCCGGAACCCTCTAAGGATGATGATCTTCCCTTTTAA
- the gldD gene encoding gliding motility lipoprotein GldD yields MRKFIPLYFVFLFLASCSSNELPKPRGYFRIELPEHSYRVLDTTFPYSFEYPAYSSIMSDPYAPEEPYWIDVYFAQFKAKLHLSYKVVNDTNLIYYLEDTRKFVVKHIPKANAIEDSLIFDREKNIYGLLYEIHGGNAASPVQFFVTDSTRHFVRGALYFNVKPNNDSLQPVIDFLRKDIDHLISTFRWKNGAE; encoded by the coding sequence ATGAGAAAATTCATCCCTTTATACTTCGTGTTTTTGTTCCTGGCTTCCTGCTCATCCAATGAATTGCCCAAGCCAAGGGGCTATTTCAGGATAGAGTTGCCGGAGCACAGTTACAGAGTCCTGGATACTACATTTCCCTATAGCTTTGAATACCCGGCGTATTCCAGCATCATGTCCGACCCCTATGCACCGGAAGAACCTTACTGGATTGATGTATACTTCGCCCAATTCAAAGCGAAACTACATCTGAGCTACAAGGTTGTCAATGATACCAATCTCATTTATTACCTGGAGGATACAAGAAAATTTGTGGTCAAACATATTCCCAAGGCCAATGCCATCGAAGACAGCCTGATTTTCGACAGAGAAAAAAATATTTATGGCCTTCTTTATGAAATTCATGGAGGTAACGCCGCTTCTCCTGTCCAGTTTTTTGTTACCGACAGCACCCGGCATTTTGTAAGAGGAGCATTGTACTTCAATGTAAAACCCAATAATGATTCCCTCCAGCCTGTCATAGATTTCCTCAGGAAAGACATTGATCACCTCATTAGCACATTTCGTTGGAAGAACGGTGCAGAATAA
- a CDS encoding integration host factor subunit beta has translation MTKAEIVAEIANKTGIEKVAVQATVEAFMDTVKGSLINGENVYLRGFGSFTIKQRAQKTGRNISKNTTIIIPAHNIPAFKPAKTFINDVKKSVK, from the coding sequence ATGACAAAAGCAGAAATTGTAGCAGAAATAGCTAACAAAACAGGAATCGAAAAAGTTGCAGTACAGGCAACGGTTGAGGCTTTCATGGACACAGTCAAAGGATCTCTTATCAACGGGGAAAATGTATACCTCAGGGGATTCGGAAGTTTCACAATCAAGCAAAGGGCTCAAAAAACCGGTAGGAACATTTCAAAGAACACAACAATCATCATTCCTGCTCACAATATTCCGGCTTTTAAACCTGCAAAAACGTTCATTAACGACGTTAAAAAAAGTGTTAAGTAA
- the mutY gene encoding A/G-specific adenine glycosylase, whose product MEFSHSLISWYNRSKRDLPWRTTNDPYRIWVSEIILQQTRVQQGLSYYNRFIEKFPDIQTLAGADENEVLKVWEGLGYYSRARNMLIAARQISSGHGGLFPSTYDDLLTLSGIGDYTAAAITSIAYGLPYPVIDGNVKRVVSRLLGIRGRLDMQENRKILSVFLQENIDKEDPGTFNQAVMELGALVCKPSLPDCGLCPLSVSCVAYKSGLTHLIPFRKEQTVKVELYRDYFVILSGVEDDRQLLISRSSGSGIWKGLFGFPYRESSGSFPDAGELKHFLLSLLPLRKVRHVSIADNAYRHVLSHRIIHARFHFIEATGLNADPETAYPVHLNSIHQYPFPRLLKRFMEEHPEMFVKKIASERGTKSDFRD is encoded by the coding sequence ATGGAATTTTCACACTCTCTTATATCATGGTATAACCGTTCGAAAAGGGATCTGCCGTGGAGAACCACCAACGACCCATACAGGATCTGGGTTTCGGAGATCATTTTGCAACAGACAAGGGTGCAGCAAGGTCTTTCTTATTACAATCGGTTTATTGAAAAATTTCCTGATATACAAACTCTTGCCGGAGCTGATGAGAATGAAGTCCTTAAAGTTTGGGAAGGGTTGGGCTATTATTCCCGTGCCCGGAATATGCTGATTGCCGCCCGTCAGATTTCCAGCGGGCATGGTGGCCTGTTTCCTTCTACATATGATGATTTGCTGACACTCAGTGGTATTGGCGATTACACTGCAGCTGCAATTACTTCTATTGCCTATGGATTACCCTACCCTGTGATCGATGGCAATGTGAAAAGGGTCGTGAGCCGTTTGCTTGGGATACGAGGCCGGTTGGACATGCAGGAGAACCGAAAAATATTATCTGTTTTCCTTCAGGAAAATATTGATAAAGAGGATCCCGGAACATTCAATCAGGCAGTGATGGAACTGGGTGCTCTCGTGTGCAAACCCTCGTTGCCTGATTGCGGCCTTTGTCCGCTTTCCGTTTCCTGTGTGGCTTATAAATCCGGACTAACCCATCTTATTCCTTTCAGGAAGGAACAGACTGTAAAAGTGGAACTTTACCGGGATTATTTTGTGATTTTGTCGGGAGTTGAAGATGACCGGCAATTACTTATCTCCAGGAGTTCAGGTTCCGGAATATGGAAGGGCCTTTTTGGGTTCCCATACCGGGAAAGTTCCGGTAGTTTCCCGGATGCCGGTGAATTGAAGCATTTTTTATTGAGCCTTTTGCCTCTCCGGAAAGTCAGGCATGTGTCAATTGCAGATAATGCTTACCGTCATGTGTTATCCCACCGAATAATTCATGCCCGGTTTCATTTCATCGAGGCTACAGGATTGAATGCTGACCCGGAAACAGCCTATCCGGTTCACTTAAACTCAATACACCAATACCCTTTTCCAAGACTTCTGAAACGCTTTATGGAAGAGCATCCTGAAATGTTTGTTAAAAAAATTGCTTCGGAACGGGGGACAAAATCGGATTTCAGGGACTAA
- a CDS encoding magnesium transporter CorA family protein — MIDTIKIGTLRWHHILSPTEDDLQFLNDTFHFHPLDLEDCRSKINQRPKIDIYDDYYFLILHFPSFDEPERFIRTREVKIFWGDDFIITIGSSHWVVTDMFLKVKTQVEKKESLDVGTSDALLYRILERLMRESLVLLRKVGQEVDFLNSQLFDKRAVFTIERISITRKNIILMNTIFKPQLPLFHNFETGKIEGFAENMEDYWGNILDYYQRMWDMIEDYQELIEGLSKTFDSLQANKTSEIIKVLTFFSSILLPLTFITGLYGMNIGLPLQNNSNSFLVILGFMIAIVIIMLFYFKKRRWI, encoded by the coding sequence ATGATCGATACCATTAAAATCGGGACATTAAGGTGGCACCATATCCTGAGTCCCACGGAGGATGATCTGCAATTCCTGAATGATACTTTTCATTTTCATCCCCTTGACCTGGAAGACTGCCGAAGTAAGATCAATCAGCGGCCAAAGATCGACATCTACGACGATTATTATTTTCTCATTCTTCATTTTCCGAGTTTTGATGAACCGGAACGATTTATCCGCACACGTGAGGTTAAGATTTTCTGGGGTGATGATTTTATTATTACCATCGGCAGTTCACATTGGGTAGTCACTGATATGTTCCTGAAGGTTAAAACCCAGGTGGAAAAGAAGGAAAGCCTGGATGTCGGAACCAGCGATGCCCTCCTTTACCGTATTCTGGAGAGGTTAATGCGTGAATCCCTTGTACTGCTCAGGAAGGTAGGCCAGGAAGTTGACTTCCTGAATAGCCAGCTTTTCGATAAACGCGCGGTATTTACTATTGAACGCATCTCGATTACCCGTAAGAATATCATTCTTATGAACACGATCTTCAAACCCCAGCTTCCGTTGTTCCATAATTTCGAGACCGGGAAGATCGAGGGATTTGCGGAAAATATGGAGGATTACTGGGGTAATATCCTCGACTACTACCAGCGTATGTGGGATATGATTGAAGATTACCAGGAACTGATTGAGGGCCTGTCGAAAACCTTCGACAGCCTGCAGGCAAACAAAACCAGCGAGATTATCAAGGTGCTGACTTTTTTCTCTTCCATTTTGCTTCCATTGACTTTTATTACAGGACTTTACGGCATGAATATCGGCCTTCCTCTGCAAAATAACTCTAATTCATTTTTAGTGATTTTAGGGTTTATGATCGCGATCGTGATAATAATGCTGTTTTATTTCAAGAAAAGGCGCTGGATATAA
- a CDS encoding Rne/Rng family ribonuclease, producing MNKELIIDAGPNEVNMALLEEKTLVELQKENYKNDYSVGDIFLGRVKKIMPGLNAAFIDVGYERDAFLHYLDLGPQVRSLNKFAKVATSGKPTPPGLSTFNLEKDIEKTGKITQVLKSNQPILVQVVKEPISTKGPRLSSELSFAGRYIILVPFSNRISISQKIKSPEERNRLKRLIQSIKPNNFGVIIRTVAENKKVAELDADMRNLINRWDSALTKLQNAKPPQKVASELDRTTALLRDILNDTFNSIVVNEPVLFEEIKSFISRIAPEKTEIVKLYKGKAPVFEHFGIDKQIKSSFGKTVTIKSGVYLIIEHTEALHVIDVNSGHRVNKEISQENNALQVNMEAAEEIARQLRLRDMGGIIVIDFIDMIEGKNRRTLYQKLKDEMAKDRAKHTILPPSKFGLVQITRQRVRPEMSVEILEQCPVCEGTGKIKPSIILTDEIENNILYLLKEQNEDYIKIVMHPYLYAFLTKGMISMRLRWYFKFRKWIHIQPNNNYHFLEYRFYNRNNDELKM from the coding sequence GTGAACAAGGAACTTATTATCGACGCCGGGCCCAATGAGGTCAATATGGCTCTATTGGAAGAAAAAACCCTCGTTGAATTACAGAAAGAAAATTACAAAAATGATTACTCCGTAGGAGACATTTTTCTTGGTCGGGTAAAAAAGATCATGCCCGGGCTAAATGCTGCTTTCATTGATGTAGGATACGAACGGGATGCTTTTTTGCATTATCTGGACCTGGGGCCGCAAGTCAGGTCTCTGAATAAATTTGCCAAGGTCGCCACATCCGGTAAACCCACTCCTCCCGGTCTGAGTACATTCAATCTGGAAAAAGACATTGAGAAAACCGGCAAAATCACCCAGGTTCTTAAGTCCAATCAACCTATTTTGGTTCAGGTAGTTAAGGAGCCTATCTCTACCAAAGGTCCCAGGCTATCTTCTGAGCTTTCGTTTGCCGGTCGGTACATCATCCTGGTCCCTTTTTCCAACCGTATTTCCATTTCTCAAAAAATCAAGAGCCCGGAAGAAAGGAATCGCCTTAAAAGGCTTATTCAGAGCATAAAGCCGAATAATTTCGGGGTTATTATCCGGACTGTGGCTGAGAATAAAAAAGTTGCAGAATTGGACGCCGACATGCGGAACCTGATAAACCGCTGGGATTCAGCCCTTACCAAACTTCAGAATGCCAAACCGCCCCAAAAGGTTGCCAGCGAACTCGATCGTACCACGGCTTTACTGCGTGACATACTGAACGACACTTTCAACTCCATCGTTGTAAATGAACCTGTGCTCTTTGAAGAGATCAAATCGTTCATCAGCAGGATCGCCCCGGAAAAAACGGAAATAGTTAAGCTTTACAAAGGAAAAGCCCCGGTCTTCGAACACTTCGGTATCGACAAGCAAATCAAGAGCTCATTTGGAAAAACAGTCACCATCAAAAGTGGTGTTTACCTTATAATTGAACACACTGAGGCTCTTCATGTTATCGATGTCAACTCCGGTCACAGGGTGAATAAAGAGATTTCCCAGGAAAACAATGCTCTGCAGGTAAACATGGAAGCAGCCGAAGAGATAGCTCGTCAATTAAGGCTTAGGGATATGGGTGGGATCATTGTGATCGATTTCATCGATATGATTGAAGGTAAGAACCGGCGTACACTCTATCAGAAATTAAAGGATGAAATGGCCAAAGACCGGGCCAAGCATACGATATTGCCTCCCAGCAAGTTCGGACTGGTTCAGATAACCCGGCAGCGAGTCAGACCCGAGATGAGTGTGGAAATCCTGGAACAATGCCCTGTTTGCGAAGGCACCGGAAAAATCAAACCAAGCATCATTCTTACCGATGAGATTGAAAATAATATCCTGTATCTTTTGAAGGAGCAAAACGAGGACTATATTAAAATCGTCATGCATCCTTACCTGTATGCTTTTCTCACGAAAGGAATGATCTCAATGCGTCTGCGCTGGTATTTCAAATTCAGGAAGTGGATCCATATACAACCTAATAATAATTACCATTTCCTGGAATACCGGTTTTATAACCGTAACAACGACGAGTTGAAAATGTAA
- the hflX gene encoding GTPase HflX, whose product MPEPISTKKIKERAILIGIATTREERGKLQEHLNELAFLLDTAGGITVKQFTQILPIRDSRTFVGSGKLAEIKNFVTNNEIDMAIFDDELSPSQIRNIEKDLQCKILDRNNLILDIFASRARTSHAKTQVELAQYEYLLPRLTRMWTHLSKQKGGIGLKGPGEKEIETDRRIIRERIALLKTKLEEIDRQKTTQRKHRKSLIRVALVGYTNTGKSTIMNLISKSDVLEENKLFATLDTTVRKVVIGNLPFLLSDTVGFIRKLPHSLIESFKSTLDEVREADILLHVVDISHPEFEDHIRVVRQTLAEIGVIDKPVYMVFNKIDAYSFLEKDPYDLGPLTKANYSLDDLKATWMARDHDPCIFISAKQKQNIDSFKMLLYNKVKELHLKRWPYDNLLYKDPEDMFT is encoded by the coding sequence TTGCCGGAACCTATCAGTACAAAAAAAATCAAGGAAAGAGCCATCCTTATCGGGATAGCCACAACGCGTGAAGAACGGGGAAAACTTCAGGAACACCTCAACGAATTGGCTTTCCTGCTTGACACAGCAGGAGGAATAACCGTTAAGCAGTTTACTCAGATTTTACCCATTCGGGACTCCCGCACTTTCGTTGGCTCGGGAAAACTGGCGGAAATAAAAAATTTCGTTACAAACAACGAGATCGATATGGCTATTTTCGACGATGAACTGAGTCCTTCTCAAATCAGGAACATCGAAAAAGATTTGCAATGCAAGATCCTTGACCGTAACAACCTCATCCTGGATATCTTTGCAAGCAGGGCCCGGACCTCCCATGCAAAAACGCAGGTGGAACTTGCACAATACGAGTACCTCCTGCCCAGACTAACCAGGATGTGGACCCATCTCTCCAAGCAGAAGGGCGGCATAGGCTTGAAAGGGCCTGGTGAGAAAGAGATTGAAACCGACCGCCGCATCATCCGTGAGCGCATTGCCCTGTTAAAAACCAAGCTGGAAGAGATAGACCGTCAGAAGACCACTCAGCGCAAACACCGGAAAAGTCTCATCAGGGTTGCCCTGGTTGGATATACCAATACCGGTAAATCAACCATAATGAACCTTATCAGCAAATCCGATGTGCTCGAGGAAAATAAACTCTTCGCCACCCTGGATACTACCGTCAGGAAAGTTGTAATTGGAAACCTCCCCTTTTTGCTCTCCGATACCGTCGGCTTTATCCGAAAACTGCCCCACAGCCTGATCGAATCCTTCAAATCGACACTCGATGAAGTCAGGGAAGCAGATATCCTCTTGCATGTAGTGGATATATCCCATCCTGAATTTGAAGACCATATCCGTGTGGTGCGGCAAACGCTGGCGGAAATCGGTGTGATTGACAAACCTGTTTACATGGTTTTCAATAAGATTGATGCTTACTCTTTCCTGGAAAAAGACCCATACGACCTGGGCCCCCTTACCAAAGCCAACTACTCGCTTGATGACCTGAAAGCCACATGGATGGCAAGAGACCATGATCCTTGTATCTTTATCTCCGCAAAGCAGAAACAAAACATCGATAGCTTTAAAATGCTCTTATATAACAAGGTAAAAGAACTGCACCTCAAACGCTGGCCTTACGATAATCTTCTATACAAAGATCCTGAGGATATGTTTACCTGA